Within Metabacillus sp. KUDC1714, the genomic segment CGGACTGATAAAACTGAGGGATATATTCTTTAGGTGGTAAATAAGGTGTATGTGGGTCCCAATAGTGAAGAAAAAGAAAGAAATCCTCATCTTTATGCTCTTTTATCCATGGCTTTGCAAGATCATTAATTGATTGACCATCAATCCATCTTGTTTTTCCAATTGTGTTCATGTAGTATTGATATCCTCTAGCAAACCATTCCTTTAAATGATATAAATTATCGACTGCAGCAGTAGTATAACCTGCTTTTCTAAGTGTTGTAGGAAGCCATTCGTTTTCTTTTGGTAAGTATGTTGATGGCGATCCATGGGACACAACTCCTGTTGTTAAGCCGACTTTCCCTGTAAAAATACTCGTATGGGCAACTTCTGTTGGAACATCAGATGCGTAAGCGTTTTCAAAAATAACCCCCTGTTTTGCGATTTTATCAATATACGGACTAGTTGGAAGCTGATATCCATAGCATCCTAGTCGCTTAGCCCTAAGTGTGTCTAGTGAGATAAAAATTATTTTCACTATTATCCCCCTTTTTTATGTTTTCTAAAAGAATGTGAAACTTCTATTCCCCTATATGTATCATACTTTTTAGCATTAACAAATTCATGGTCGTTAAGGACATGTTATTGGTGGATTCAGCCATATGTGTTCAATAGTTGGTAGGAAAGGTGTAAACGATGGGTAAATGAAGGAAATAAGTAGATATAGATAGTAGAAAGGTCAAATCAGCATTTAAAAGTTTTAAAAGGAGATTCAAAGTCTGAGCGGAACAGGTATGACTCATGCAGGCGTTTACGCCAAGGAGTCTCACCTCTCCGCCCCGTGGAAAGCAAGTATCTCTCGCAGCAATCAACTACACCGAGCTAATTTGTAAATTGCAAAAAGCTTGCGAAAACAGCGATTATATAAAATTCAAACCAGCTGTATATGGAAACGGAATTGGGAGTATATCCCTAAAATCATTTTGAAGTTCCAAAATTTCAGGGTTATTTGGTTGTGAATCAAAAACGAACGAAACAAAATCCTTACTATGTATCGTTGTGGTCATGTTTGTAGAGGATACTTGAATATGTTCACGATCCGTATATTTACACTCAATGGGCTCGAAGTGTTTGGATTTTAGATAAGGATTTAGTTGTTTTAAAAATCGTTCAGGATTAATGATATAAATGGTCCCTTCATTTTTTTCAAGAGTAAAAGTTGAACCTGAACCTTTCAATTCATTTTCTAATAACTGTTCATGCCATGGGACTGCAACTTCTATTTCTTCCAAATCATATGCCTTGATTGCATAGGATAGTAAGTCTTTAATCTCGTTTGGGTTACCTGCCCACTCAATCATCTTTCCCTTTTGTTCTCGTCTTTGTCGATCTGGTACCCCTAGGACTAAGAAGCTACTTACCTTATTATCCTTATCTAGGATTAACGTTTTATGTGTTAAATTCAAACAACTAGCAAAAGCTTCAGCATGGATCATAGTTTGTAGATCTGTCACACTTTGATCATATGAAATTAGTCTTTGTTGAGCAATTTGATTCATTTGGAATAAATCTTCTTTTTGCAATTCTCTAATTTGACTATCACTTTTTTCATGAATATTTTCAAATTGAACATTAAATTTTGATACACTACCGAAATGGCAACAGTTTACACGTGTGTATAACGATCGATCCCCTGATACAAGAAGCAAGGAAGCATCTGAAGAATCTATATATTCGAATACTCTTTCTAAAATTTGACTAGCAATCCCTTTTTTGCGGAAATCCTCTGCTGTACAAACAGAACCTAATGAAAATACATTTAACCTCGCTTCACCTATTTTTATTACAGATGGTACTAACCCCATAAAAGAAACTAACTCTCCATTATGAAATGCACCAAACGATTGTCCAATCGTACTTTGTGAAAATATAAATGGAAACGCCTCTCCCATCGACTTTTGTTGATGATTTCGAAATGTTTTATCTGATAGCTCAATCGCAACTTGTCTTTCATGTTCTTCCAATTGACGAATTTCCATCCTAACATCCCCTTATCTAGTTTTCTAGAGTTACTAAAAAAACTCGCTTCTTCTTTATATTACTATAATTCAACCTTTTTTTGATAACGTTTACAAATTTTGATAGACAAGAAACAATTTTGTTATTAAAATAATTATTACTATGAAAATATAAATAACCTTTATTTCAATCAATAGCTATCTGAAGGTGGTTTTAAATGTTTCATAAATTTCTATAACATTGATTAGGGGATATACACATGTTAAAAGACTGGAAAAAGATATTATTGCTTGCAATTCCTTCAATCGCATCATTTGCATCTATGACTCTCACAGGAACAATAAATCTGATTTTGGTCGGACAACTCGGTGCACTTGCAATAGCGATTGTCGGAGTTTCAAATATTATAATGTATAATGCTTGGGCGATCTTTTCGGGTATAGGTCATACAGTCAACTATTTAGTTGCTCAAAACTTTGGGTCAAATACGATGAAAAAAGGTGTTGAGCGCACATATATTGCCTTTTATTTATGTACAATTGCATGTATAATCGTTTTTCTTGTCGGTTTATTTTTTCCGGCTGATATATTTAAAGTAATGGGAAGCTCAAGCGATATGATTGATCAAGGAAAAGATTATTTACAAATCCGATTTTTTGCGATGATTTTTTCAATCTTCACCT encodes:
- a CDS encoding GNAT family N-acetyltransferase, with the protein product MEIRQLEEHERQVAIELSDKTFRNHQQKSMGEAFPFIFSQSTIGQSFGAFHNGELVSFMGLVPSVIKIGEARLNVFSLGSVCTAEDFRKKGIASQILERVFEYIDSSDASLLLVSGDRSLYTRVNCCHFGSVSKFNVQFENIHEKSDSQIRELQKEDLFQMNQIAQQRLISYDQSVTDLQTMIHAEAFASCLNLTHKTLILDKDNKVSSFLVLGVPDRQRREQKGKMIEWAGNPNEIKDLLSYAIKAYDLEEIEVAVPWHEQLLENELKGSGSTFTLEKNEGTIYIINPERFLKQLNPYLKSKHFEPIECKYTDREHIQVSSTNMTTTIHSKDFVSFVFDSQPNNPEILELQNDFRDILPIPFPYTAGLNFI